In the Candidatus Omnitrophota bacterium genome, one interval contains:
- a CDS encoding response regulator, whose product MKVLVVDDSGAMRKYVIAALSSIPGFTHFDEAEDGKKALEAARTQNYDLIMMDWNMPALSGLDAVIAMRSLGINTPIIMATTNAEKKQVVNALKAGANDYVIKPFTHELLAAKCRKTLSINFPPPENKIPTPESNEEEQKETETQEMEKKESA is encoded by the coding sequence ATGAAAGTTCTAGTAGTCGACGATTCGGGGGCTATGAGGAAATACGTGATTGCCGCGCTTTCCTCCATCCCGGGCTTTACTCATTTCGACGAGGCGGAGGACGGAAAAAAAGCTCTTGAAGCCGCGAGAACCCAAAATTACGATTTGATTATGATGGACTGGAACATGCCCGCCCTCTCCGGTCTGGATGCGGTCATCGCGATGCGGTCCCTGGGAATCAATACGCCGATTATCATGGCCACGACCAACGCCGAAAAAAAACAAGTCGTTAACGCCCTCAAAGCCGGCGCCAACGATTATGTTATTAAGCCTTTCACACACGAATTGCTGGCCGCGAAATGCCGTAAAACATTGTCCATAAACTTTCCGCCGCCGGAAAACAAAATACCGACCCCGGAATCCAACGAGGAAGAACAAAAGGAAACGGAGACGCAGGAAATGGAAAAGAAGGAAAGCGCTTAA
- the bioB gene encoding biotin synthase BioB, translating into MADDRPLYEFLHEITARILDGGFITKEEALQIGSLDRNDALLLFHHAQKIRRLFRGEKVSLCSIVNAKSGACPEDCAFCAQSALFSTGAPVYGIMTPDEVVERAREAKADGAESFAPVISGRGVRHRKELETLGEMIRRILGETGMEAHGSFGILSREQLQYLRECGVTEINHNLETSERFFPSICTTHTYQERLETLRAMREAGIKLCSGGIFGLGETLEDRVDLALTLRELNVDTVPMNFLHPIPGTPLANAAPLPPLTCLITIALYRFMLPKQEIKICGGRDKNLRDLQSMIFFAGADSMMIGNYLTTAGRDPKQDWQMLRDLELDGGR; encoded by the coding sequence ATGGCGGACGATCGTCCGCTTTACGAATTTTTGCATGAAATAACGGCCAGGATTCTTGACGGCGGTTTCATTACGAAGGAGGAGGCGCTTCAGATCGGTTCCTTGGATCGAAACGACGCCTTGCTCCTCTTTCATCACGCCCAGAAAATCCGGCGACTTTTTCGCGGAGAGAAGGTCAGCCTCTGCTCCATCGTTAACGCCAAGTCGGGCGCATGTCCGGAAGACTGCGCTTTTTGCGCGCAATCGGCGCTTTTCTCGACGGGCGCTCCCGTCTATGGAATCATGACGCCGGACGAGGTCGTGGAACGAGCGCGCGAGGCCAAGGCGGACGGGGCCGAATCGTTCGCGCCCGTAATCAGCGGCAGAGGCGTCCGCCATCGAAAAGAATTGGAAACGCTGGGCGAAATGATTCGACGCATACTCGGCGAGACGGGAATGGAGGCGCATGGATCGTTCGGCATTCTCTCCCGCGAGCAACTCCAATATCTGCGCGAATGCGGCGTAACCGAAATCAATCATAACCTGGAAACGTCGGAAAGGTTTTTCCCGTCGATCTGTACGACGCATACCTACCAGGAACGGCTGGAGACGCTGCGAGCCATGCGGGAGGCGGGGATCAAACTATGCTCCGGCGGCATCTTCGGGTTGGGGGAAACCTTGGAAGATCGCGTCGACCTGGCGCTGACGCTGCGCGAGTTGAACGTAGATACGGTTCCGATGAATTTTCTTCACCCCATTCCCGGAACGCCATTGGCGAATGCGGCGCCCCTGCCGCCCTTAACTTGCCTAATAACGATCGCGCTTTACCGTTTCATGCTGCCGAAACAGGAGATCAAAATCTGCGGCGGGCGCGACAAAAATCTGCGCGATTTGCAGAGCATGATCTTCTTCGCGGGCGCGGACAGCATGATGATTGGAAATTACCTTACAACCGCCGGACGCGATCCCAAACAAGATTGGCAAATGCTGCGCGATTTGGAATTGGACGGCGGAAGGTAG
- a CDS encoding ATP-binding protein, giving the protein MVISIRRFFADFLMVYLPWMLSSAPVSAASVELTPLDKESHFSETWEYVSFLKDAGLTYRSIYFIDFDRHGVVWIAASDGLYSYDGYGWKRYTKQNGLPSNFIRCVRIVRDGTLWVGTDQGAGTFDGKRYDAHGSETGLAGPSVRRIVEDPDGSLWFCCDRWPEYNVQGGLSRYADGRWTVYRRENGFPSDYVIDYFRDSQNRQFVMTGNRGLVQQESDRWFYPLSSFGLHKDENLWCAAESPVDGVMIASFEGAYVWKNGQWRFFSNPSNLTPLPNQRVHQLCTSRDGRILSFNKASGEQFMYLLEWREDHFEPITSMPYPGDQWVETVAEAPDGSIWCGGKNLLLRWTKRQKEWMTFKEFPEPHFYDNRGRTWFVGKDAIIRSASGGWEPWEQTKGLFFQDGAGGVWRWSESQLTRWHKEGETQYGAQGMTLKTIDGVIPDAENRIWFYGKKEEGKLGIDLFAEEKWMAIDVAGFENRRIIDICSDPKEGVWLLLSTDQASLFQLVRLSPSGKNPKFVDIDFPMIIPPKIFVDHTGTIWLYGSNILYFRQPDQNQEWTRENKTVGGVILGVYENVHGLWFVCDCGSYGLSGISRLKDGVWDNIWDQIVFTAKNPDGSIVFVGYDTIYVSSVFVKESYRITLPRHGYISGAVLESTGVLWIRIDSDVYRFSSDRIPPETILSPDSGPFYHGDNIVCGLTAIEFGLPRGIHRNFRYSMRLDSEPWPLFSHLPDIFIDTRTMAVGKHSLEVRARDEGLDVDPTPARWEFAILPKPLQEREWFTFAVSGIIVLIVSLAAAASILALIAVRTRNQAQQERKALQWISQKLAGSLTAKEIARLAAEESQRIFHHDAFFLDIFNPSKTHLLGIYNEDTPPDGKKPVEVPSTTFDIQSIENKYSINLKVLLGETVLINRPSEAKTSSFLPFGYKDRLSRSLMFVPLVWENETIGSLSVQSYTPGRYKEKDLSLLKSFADNCSGALARVRAEEALKQSEEQLQQSQKMEAVGRLAGGIAHDFNNLLMAIIGYGDLALKKLDANASQRKYIEEMIKAGNRAAALTQQLLAFSRKQIVQPKVFNPNTIIYDMNKMLQRLIGEDIEVVMDLDPSLGCVKADPGQIEQVIVNLFVNARDAMLQGGRLTILTRNIDFLDIRATERLSLPPGPYVLLFIEDTGHGIEKSIQEKIFEPFFTTKEINKGAGLGLSTVYGIVKQSGGAIAVDSEPGKGSAFSIYLPRVDSLPDAIQKDPPSPKSSRGAETILLAEDQELVRDLAARALRENGYAVLEAANGAEAVQLHEQFKDVIHLLLTDVIMPGMSGRELSKRITAQRPEIRTIYISGYSEDVISHHGVLEPGTTLLKKPFANDVMLQEIRKVLDKSE; this is encoded by the coding sequence TTGGTTATTTCTATCCGTCGATTTTTTGCCGATTTTTTAATGGTTTATTTGCCGTGGATGCTGAGTTCGGCCCCCGTCTCCGCCGCTTCGGTGGAATTAACGCCGCTCGATAAGGAAAGTCATTTTTCGGAAACATGGGAATACGTTTCCTTTCTTAAAGACGCCGGTTTGACTTATCGATCCATATATTTTATCGATTTCGATCGCCATGGCGTTGTTTGGATCGCCGCTTCGGACGGTCTATATAGCTATGACGGCTATGGCTGGAAACGCTATACGAAACAAAACGGACTGCCCAGCAATTTCATTCGTTGCGTACGCATCGTCCGCGACGGGACGTTGTGGGTAGGAACCGATCAAGGCGCGGGGACGTTCGACGGGAAAAGATACGATGCGCATGGTTCGGAAACGGGTTTAGCGGGTCCCAGCGTTCGCCGAATCGTCGAAGACCCCGATGGAAGCCTCTGGTTTTGCTGCGATCGCTGGCCGGAATACAATGTTCAGGGCGGATTGAGCCGATACGCCGACGGCCGATGGACCGTCTATCGGAGGGAGAATGGATTCCCCAGCGATTATGTGATCGATTATTTTCGCGATTCGCAAAACCGGCAATTCGTTATGACGGGCAATCGTGGACTAGTTCAACAAGAGAGCGATCGATGGTTTTACCCTTTATCCAGTTTTGGTTTGCATAAAGACGAAAATCTGTGGTGCGCTGCGGAATCGCCCGTGGACGGCGTTATGATCGCCTCCTTCGAAGGCGCTTATGTTTGGAAAAACGGTCAATGGCGTTTCTTTTCCAATCCATCGAATCTTACGCCCCTTCCTAATCAAAGGGTTCATCAATTATGTACTTCGCGGGACGGCCGCATCTTATCGTTCAATAAAGCATCCGGCGAACAATTCATGTATCTCTTGGAGTGGAGGGAAGACCATTTCGAACCAATTACCTCCATGCCGTATCCGGGCGATCAATGGGTGGAAACAGTGGCGGAAGCGCCGGACGGCTCGATATGGTGCGGGGGAAAAAACCTTCTGCTTCGTTGGACGAAGAGACAGAAGGAATGGATGACTTTTAAAGAATTTCCGGAACCGCATTTCTACGACAATCGGGGAAGAACCTGGTTTGTAGGAAAAGATGCGATTATCCGTTCGGCCTCTGGCGGGTGGGAACCTTGGGAACAGACAAAGGGTCTTTTTTTTCAAGACGGCGCTGGCGGCGTTTGGCGATGGAGTGAATCCCAATTAACTCGCTGGCATAAAGAAGGCGAAACGCAATACGGCGCCCAAGGCATGACTTTGAAAACCATTGATGGCGTAATCCCGGACGCCGAGAATCGTATCTGGTTTTACGGTAAAAAAGAGGAGGGAAAACTAGGGATCGATCTTTTTGCGGAAGAAAAATGGATGGCTATCGACGTTGCGGGATTCGAAAATCGACGAATCATCGATATTTGTTCCGATCCCAAAGAAGGCGTCTGGCTTCTCCTTTCGACGGATCAAGCCTCATTGTTCCAACTTGTACGTCTTTCTCCATCCGGAAAAAATCCCAAATTTGTTGACATCGATTTTCCGATGATTATTCCGCCAAAGATATTTGTGGATCATACGGGTACTATCTGGTTATATGGTTCCAATATTCTCTACTTTCGCCAACCGGATCAAAACCAAGAGTGGACCAGAGAGAATAAGACCGTCGGCGGCGTGATCCTTGGCGTCTATGAAAACGTTCATGGCCTGTGGTTCGTATGCGATTGTGGTTCTTACGGCCTATCCGGAATCTCTCGTTTGAAGGATGGCGTATGGGATAACATATGGGATCAAATCGTTTTTACGGCGAAAAATCCGGATGGCTCTATTGTTTTCGTAGGATATGACACGATTTACGTCTCTTCCGTATTCGTTAAGGAATCCTATCGTATAACCTTGCCGCGGCATGGTTACATTTCGGGCGCCGTCCTCGAAAGTACCGGAGTGCTATGGATACGCATCGACAGCGATGTTTATCGTTTCAGTTCCGATCGCATTCCTCCTGAGACAATTCTTTCTCCCGATTCCGGGCCTTTTTATCATGGCGATAATATTGTTTGCGGCCTCACAGCTATCGAGTTCGGTCTTCCGCGCGGCATACACAGAAATTTCCGCTATTCCATGCGTCTCGACAGCGAACCTTGGCCGCTTTTTTCCCATTTGCCCGATATCTTTATCGATACGCGGACGATGGCTGTCGGCAAGCATTCGCTGGAAGTCCGGGCGCGGGACGAAGGATTGGATGTCGATCCCACCCCGGCGCGATGGGAATTCGCCATTCTGCCTAAACCGCTGCAAGAACGAGAGTGGTTTACGTTCGCCGTGTCGGGGATCATCGTTCTCATCGTTTCGCTGGCGGCAGCCGCTTCGATTCTGGCTCTGATCGCCGTTCGAACGAGAAATCAGGCGCAGCAGGAGAGAAAAGCGCTTCAGTGGATTTCACAAAAATTGGCGGGATCGTTGACCGCCAAGGAAATCGCCCGCCTGGCGGCGGAAGAATCGCAAAGAATATTCCATCACGACGCTTTCTTTTTGGATATTTTCAATCCATCGAAAACGCATCTCCTAGGCATCTATAACGAAGATACGCCGCCGGATGGCAAAAAACCCGTCGAAGTTCCTTCCACAACATTCGATATTCAATCCATAGAAAACAAATATTCTATTAATTTAAAAGTCCTATTAGGCGAAACTGTTCTCATCAACCGCCCATCAGAAGCAAAAACTAGTTCCTTTCTACCTTTTGGATACAAAGACCGTCTTTCCCGTTCGCTTATGTTTGTTCCTCTGGTTTGGGAAAATGAAACCATAGGCAGTCTTTCCGTTCAAAGCTATACGCCCGGCCGCTACAAGGAAAAAGATTTGAGCTTGCTGAAATCCTTCGCCGACAATTGCAGCGGCGCGCTGGCTCGCGTGCGCGCCGAAGAAGCTTTGAAGCAAAGCGAAGAACAGTTGCAGCAATCCCAAAAAATGGAAGCTGTCGGAAGGTTGGCGGGAGGCATCGCGCACGATTTTAACAATCTGTTGATGGCCATTATAGGCTATGGCGATCTGGCGTTGAAAAAACTCGATGCGAATGCTTCCCAGCGGAAATATATCGAAGAAATGATCAAAGCGGGAAACCGCGCCGCTGCCTTGACGCAACAGCTTCTCGCTTTCAGCCGCAAGCAGATCGTTCAACCCAAAGTTTTCAATCCGAATACTATCATCTACGATATGAACAAAATGCTTCAGCGGTTGATTGGGGAAGATATCGAAGTCGTCATGGATTTAGATCCTTCTCTCGGCTGCGTCAAAGCCGATCCCGGCCAGATCGAGCAAGTGATCGTCAATCTATTCGTCAACGCCCGCGACGCCATGCTCCAAGGAGGACGGCTTACGATCCTAACGAGGAATATCGATTTTCTGGATATCCGCGCGACGGAACGGCTCAGCCTCCCTCCTGGACCTTATGTTCTTCTGTTCATCGAAGATACGGGACATGGAATCGAGAAATCAATCCAAGAGAAAATTTTCGAACCGTTTTTCACGACAAAAGAAATAAACAAAGGCGCCGGATTGGGACTTTCGACTGTATATGGGATTGTTAAACAGAGCGGAGGCGCCATCGCCGTCGACAGCGAGCCGGGCAAAGGTTCCGCTTTTTCCATTTATTTGCCGCGCGTGGACTCCCTGCCCGACGCAATACAGAAAGATCCGCCCTCTCCCAAATCCAGCAGGGGCGCGGAAACGATTCTATTGGCGGAAGATCAGGAACTAGTAAGAGATTTGGCGGCTCGCGCCTTGCGGGAAAACGGATACGCCGTATTGGAAGCGGCGAACGGCGCCGAAGCCGTACAACTACATGAACAATTCAAAGACGTTATCCATCTGCTGCTGACGGACGTGATTATGCCGGGCATGAGCGGCAGAGAATTATCCAAACGAATAACCGCCCAGCGGCCGGAAATTCGCACGATCTATATTTCCGGTTATTCTGAAGATGTTATTAGTCATCACGGCGTATTGGAACCGGGGACGACGCTTTTGAAAAAACCTTTTGCCAATGACGTTATGCTTCAAGAAATCAGAAAAGTCTTGGATAAATCGGAATGA
- a CDS encoding metal-dependent hydrolase, whose protein sequence is MDKPIYEPILSINNITGGSMPGYKTHITGALLFCGLLSLFPFWLPLPITGKIACAALAVFFGLWPDVDAKSKGQAIYLTVFLIVDAALIYLKEYEKAAYLGLLIVLPILARHRGWTHSLLGMIIVPGGIFLIVLHYSGGRPMDFFPYFFAAVLGYASHLILDRFF, encoded by the coding sequence TTGGACAAGCCCATTTACGAACCGATCTTATCCATAAACAATATCACCGGCGGATCCATGCCAGGCTACAAGACGCACATAACCGGAGCGCTTCTTTTTTGCGGTTTGCTCTCCCTTTTTCCGTTTTGGCTTCCGTTGCCGATAACCGGAAAAATCGCTTGCGCCGCTCTCGCCGTCTTTTTCGGCCTTTGGCCGGATGTTGACGCCAAAAGCAAGGGACAGGCGATTTACCTTACCGTCTTCCTGATCGTGGATGCGGCGTTGATTTACTTAAAAGAATACGAAAAGGCGGCTTATCTCGGCCTGTTAATCGTTCTGCCCATCCTCGCCCGCCATCGCGGTTGGACTCATAGTTTGTTAGGCATGATTATAGTTCCCGGTGGAATATTTCTCATCGTTCTTCATTACTCCGGCGGGCGCCCGATGGATTTTTTCCCGTATTTCTTCGCCGCCGTATTGGGATATGCCAGCCATTTGATCCTGGATCGCTTCTTCTGA
- a CDS encoding aldo/keto reductase family protein, translated as MRYRPLGRCGTKVSQFGLGGWTTFGDSVKDASSIRSILYAAYDAGVNFFDMADVYGAGETERAMGEILRDFPRRELVLSSKVFFPMSDAINDRGLSRKHIMESIDGSLRRIGADYLDIYFCHRFDEETPLEETVRAMDDLVHQGKIVYWGTSEWSGAQLSEAQLLCERRNYYPPQVEQPRYSLLARDRFENDVRPAAMKHGMGLTTFSPLAFGTLTGKYDKGLPEGSRLDQIEWLRGRTNSNINIERVRKMKYLADSLGCERSQLALAWVASQPGVSSVITGATKLEQLQENLGALSVEITEEINMELDMIFPD; from the coding sequence ATGCGCTACCGCCCGTTGGGCCGTTGCGGAACGAAAGTAAGCCAATTCGGTCTCGGAGGATGGACGACGTTCGGCGACAGCGTGAAGGACGCATCGTCCATCCGCTCCATTCTCTACGCCGCTTACGACGCGGGCGTTAATTTTTTCGACATGGCCGACGTATACGGCGCGGGAGAAACGGAACGAGCGATGGGGGAGATTCTGCGCGATTTTCCCCGCCGCGAACTCGTCCTATCCAGCAAAGTCTTTTTTCCCATGAGCGACGCCATCAACGATCGCGGACTCTCCCGCAAGCATATTATGGAGTCCATCGACGGCAGCCTGCGGCGCATCGGCGCCGATTATCTCGATATTTACTTTTGCCATCGCTTTGATGAGGAAACTCCGTTGGAGGAGACGGTCCGCGCTATGGACGACCTCGTACATCAAGGCAAGATCGTTTATTGGGGAACCAGCGAATGGAGCGGCGCCCAACTGTCCGAAGCGCAACTGCTTTGTGAACGCCGAAACTATTACCCGCCCCAAGTGGAGCAGCCGCGCTACAGCCTGCTGGCGCGCGACCGCTTCGAAAACGACGTTCGGCCCGCCGCTATGAAGCATGGCATGGGATTAACGACATTCAGCCCATTGGCTTTTGGAACTCTTACGGGGAAATACGACAAAGGTTTGCCGGAAGGCTCGCGGCTGGATCAGATCGAATGGCTGCGCGGGCGCACCAATTCCAACATCAATATCGAACGGGTGCGCAAAATGAAATACCTCGCCGATTCTCTGGGCTGCGAGCGCTCACAACTCGCTCTCGCCTGGGTTGCCTCTCAACCGGGCGTCTCCAGCGTCATCACCGGCGCGACGAAATTGGAGCAATTGCAGGAAAACCTCGGCGCGTTGTCCGTTGAAATCACGGAAGAAATCAACATGGAACTCGATATGATTTTCCCGGATTAA
- a CDS encoding Gfo/Idh/MocA family oxidoreductase, which translates to MSHSMTRRAFLGRAGSSALAMPFFARNLHAKGRVSANDRISVGLIGCGGMGTANMSVVLGFADSQVLATCDVYEPHRMGAKERVDYKYENENCSAYNDFRELLDRGDIDAVIIATPDHWHTRIAISACEAGKDIYCQKPLTLTIHEGKQLVKAAQRYGCVFQVGSQQRSSEEFRFACELVQSGRIGKVHTVRVFLPNGSAGGNSPNADPPDGMDWNMYLGPAPLVPFNKDRAFWSFRWFFDYSGGQMTDWGAHHFDIAQWGLGMDRSGPVSVEGTGTLPTSGRFETYTQFHVEYEYANGVRMIAANPEHGTKFEGTEGWVHVWRGGLIAEPKELLQEKLGPNDVHFYRSPGHERNWMDCIRARRRPICDAEIGHRSVTCAHLGNIALRLGRKLQWDPEREKFVGDEEANRWLFKPYRAPWRL; encoded by the coding sequence ATGTCGCATTCGATGACGAGACGAGCGTTTTTGGGGCGGGCCGGTTCGTCGGCGCTGGCCATGCCTTTTTTCGCGCGCAACCTTCACGCCAAGGGACGAGTTTCCGCCAACGACCGCATCTCCGTCGGCCTCATTGGCTGCGGGGGCATGGGAACGGCGAACATGAGCGTCGTTTTGGGATTCGCCGATTCGCAGGTGCTGGCAACCTGCGACGTTTACGAACCGCATCGCATGGGCGCCAAGGAGAGAGTCGATTACAAATACGAAAACGAAAATTGCTCCGCATACAACGATTTCCGCGAACTGCTCGACCGCGGCGACATCGACGCCGTCATTATCGCCACGCCGGATCATTGGCATACGCGTATCGCGATTTCCGCTTGCGAGGCGGGGAAGGATATCTATTGCCAAAAACCTCTGACGTTAACGATTCACGAAGGCAAGCAGTTAGTCAAAGCGGCGCAAAGGTATGGCTGCGTATTCCAAGTGGGCAGCCAGCAGCGTTCCAGCGAAGAGTTCCGCTTTGCCTGCGAATTGGTTCAAAGCGGACGAATCGGCAAGGTTCATACCGTCCGCGTTTTTCTTCCCAACGGCTCCGCCGGAGGCAATAGTCCCAACGCCGATCCGCCTGATGGCATGGACTGGAATATGTACCTCGGCCCGGCGCCCTTGGTTCCTTTTAACAAAGACCGCGCCTTTTGGAGTTTCCGTTGGTTCTTCGATTATTCCGGCGGCCAAATGACCGACTGGGGCGCCCACCATTTCGATATTGCTCAATGGGGATTGGGAATGGACCGCAGCGGCCCCGTATCCGTCGAAGGAACGGGAACCTTGCCTACGAGCGGACGTTTCGAAACCTATACCCAATTTCACGTGGAATATGAATATGCCAATGGCGTCCGCATGATCGCCGCGAATCCAGAGCATGGAACCAAATTCGAAGGAACAGAGGGCTGGGTGCATGTTTGGCGCGGCGGCTTGATCGCCGAACCCAAGGAATTGCTTCAGGAAAAACTCGGCCCCAATGACGTCCATTTCTATCGCAGCCCAGGCCACGAACGAAACTGGATGGATTGCATCCGCGCGCGCCGCCGTCCCATCTGCGACGCCGAAATTGGCCACCGTTCCGTAACCTGCGCCCATTTGGGGAATATCGCGCTGCGTTTGGGGCGAAAGTTGCAGTGGGACCCTGAGCGCGAAAAATTCGTCGGCGACGAGGAAGCCAACCGTTGGCTATTCAAACCCTACCGCGCTCCCTGGCGCCTGTAA